A genomic segment from Pseudomonas mendocina encodes:
- a CDS encoding FliA/WhiG family RNA polymerase sigma factor yields the protein MNANCAIDYRYAAEQGGAALFAPGAEQKWLLQYLPLVKRIVSQLALQANQVLDREDMEQIGLMGLLECLRRYGTPDEQFGRFAALRIRGAILDELRRQDWRPRQVRQQTHKIRDAIRQLARQLGRVPQEEEILQAAGINAKEYQEFLQADACEAIESLDELLQNGHEGFACGGSAVEERVLKERLLTQALSQLSERERLVLTLYYQHELSLKEIALVLELSDARVCQLSKQAIAKASRYLNERG from the coding sequence ATGAACGCCAACTGCGCCATCGACTACCGCTACGCCGCTGAACAGGGCGGTGCCGCGCTGTTCGCCCCAGGGGCCGAGCAGAAGTGGCTGTTGCAGTACCTGCCGCTGGTCAAGCGCATCGTCAGCCAGCTGGCGCTGCAGGCCAACCAGGTGCTCGACCGCGAGGACATGGAGCAGATCGGTCTGATGGGGCTGCTCGAATGCCTGCGTCGCTACGGTACGCCGGACGAGCAGTTCGGGCGTTTCGCCGCGTTGCGCATACGTGGCGCGATCCTCGATGAACTGCGTCGCCAGGACTGGCGGCCGCGTCAGGTGCGTCAGCAGACGCACAAGATCCGCGATGCCATTCGCCAGCTGGCTCGGCAACTGGGGCGTGTGCCGCAGGAGGAGGAGATTCTTCAGGCGGCCGGGATAAACGCCAAGGAATACCAGGAGTTTCTCCAGGCCGACGCCTGCGAAGCCATCGAAAGCCTCGATGAACTGCTGCAGAACGGCCATGAGGGCTTCGCCTGTGGCGGCAGCGCGGTCGAAGAGCGGGTGCTCAAGGAGCGTTTGCTGACCCAGGCGCTGAGCCAGCTCAGCGAACGCGAGCGTCTGGTGCTGACCCTTTACTACCAACACGAGCTGAGCCTCAAGGAAATCGCCCTGGTGCTGGAGCTGAGCGACGCGCGCGTCTGCCAGTTGAGCAAGCAGGCGATTGCCAAGGCCAGCCGTTACCTGAACGAGAGAGGCTAG
- a CDS encoding winged helix-turn-helix domain-containing protein has translation MNTSTETLASEPGSNITCLIIRTGRPDCYAHFYPALYQLTLVKDGIEEKIDLGYSGSRLLERLLQEPGDVVSREELMNHAWADRVVGQGSLNQQIYTLRQILGDEKNREIIQTLPRRGYLLNPNYLVEPPSIDDTGTVSETLDTPAAQPAFLQRHSRQRTSWLILLSIFSIIGLTLFAALYHISQPKDLLSSEMNLGSLHVHYIDHDSQRLQQLILQTHGLTSRLAVLASKPATLVLRLHSGFYELLCLQPNGGARSLMMHESQLDQVADTQLSRCLP, from the coding sequence ATGAATACCAGCACGGAGACTTTGGCCAGCGAGCCGGGAAGCAACATCACCTGCCTGATCATCAGGACCGGGCGGCCTGACTGTTACGCACATTTCTATCCCGCGCTCTATCAGCTGACCTTGGTCAAGGACGGCATCGAGGAGAAGATCGACCTGGGCTACTCCGGCAGCCGCCTGCTCGAGCGCCTGCTGCAGGAACCCGGCGATGTGGTATCGCGCGAAGAGCTGATGAACCACGCCTGGGCAGACCGGGTCGTAGGCCAGGGCAGCCTCAACCAGCAGATCTACACCCTGCGCCAGATACTGGGCGACGAGAAAAACCGGGAAATCATCCAGACCCTGCCGCGCCGCGGCTATCTGCTCAACCCCAACTACCTGGTCGAGCCGCCAAGCATCGACGACACTGGCACCGTCAGCGAAACGCTAGATACACCGGCAGCGCAACCCGCCTTTCTACAGCGCCATAGTCGCCAACGAACATCCTGGCTGATCCTGCTGAGCATTTTCAGCATCATCGGTCTCACCTTGTTCGCGGCGCTGTATCACATCAGCCAGCCCAAGGACCTGCTCAGCAGCGAAATGAACCTGGGCTCGCTACACGTCCACTACATCGATCATGACTCGCAGCGCCTGCAGCAGCTGATTTTGCAAACACACGGGCTGACCAGCCGGCTTGCGGTGCTGGCCAGCAAACCGGCAACCCTGGTGCTACGCCTGCATAGCGGTTTCTATGAGCTGCTGTGCCTGCAGCCCAACGGCGGCGCTCGCTCGCTGATGATGCACGAAAGCCAACTGGATCAGGTCGCCGACACCCAGCTGAGCAGGTGTCTGCCATGA
- a CDS encoding rubredoxin, which translates to MKKWQCVVCGLIYDESQGWPDDGIAPGTRWEDVPEDWLCPDCGVGKMDFEMIEIG; encoded by the coding sequence ATGAAGAAGTGGCAATGCGTGGTCTGTGGACTGATTTACGACGAGAGCCAGGGCTGGCCGGATGACGGCATCGCCCCCGGCACCCGCTGGGAAGACGTGCCGGAAGACTGGCTGTGCCCCGACTGCGGCGTCGGCAAGATGGATTTCGAGATGATCGAAATCGGCTGA
- the lafA gene encoding lateral flagellin LafA → MALSIHTNYSSLVTQTNLGKTNNALGTNQQRLGTGLRINSAADDAAGLQIATRLNAQSRGMDVAMRNTGDSISLLQTAEGAFSEMTDIMQRMKDLATQAANDTNSDDDRTSLKAEYDELGNELTNIISNTKYAGEALFAAGGKLTAAMTFQIGSSSAETLSFNATANLTAVTGAITTIKAETLDDATNAGSAMDELETALDAVGTLRSQLGANINRLNHTANNLANMKDNTDMAKGRIMDADFAKESANMTKNSMLMQSGISMLKQAGQMPGMVMSLLG, encoded by the coding sequence ATGGCCTTGTCGATTCACACCAACTACTCCTCCCTGGTCACTCAGACCAACCTGGGCAAAACCAACAACGCCCTGGGCACCAACCAACAGCGCCTGGGCACCGGTCTGCGCATCAACAGCGCCGCCGATGACGCCGCCGGCCTGCAGATCGCCACCCGCCTCAACGCTCAGTCGCGCGGCATGGACGTGGCCATGCGCAACACCGGTGACTCCATCTCCCTGCTGCAAACCGCCGAAGGCGCCTTCAGCGAGATGACCGACATCATGCAACGCATGAAGGACCTGGCCACTCAAGCCGCGAACGACACCAACAGCGACGACGACCGTACTTCGCTGAAGGCCGAGTACGACGAACTGGGCAACGAGCTGACCAACATCATCAGCAACACCAAGTACGCAGGCGAAGCCCTGTTCGCGGCCGGTGGCAAGCTGACCGCTGCAATGACCTTTCAGATCGGCTCCAGCAGCGCCGAAACCTTGTCGTTCAACGCCACCGCCAACCTCACCGCCGTCACCGGTGCGATCACTACCATCAAGGCAGAGACCCTCGATGACGCCACCAATGCCGGTAGCGCCATGGACGAGCTGGAAACCGCTCTGGACGCCGTGGGCACCCTGCGTTCGCAGCTGGGCGCCAACATCAACCGCCTGAATCACACCGCCAACAACCTGGCCAACATGAAGGACAACACCGACATGGCCAAGGGGCGCATCATGGACGCCGACTTCGCCAAGGAAAGCGCCAACATGACCAAGAACAGCATGCTGATGCAGTCCGGCATCTCCATGCTCAAGCAAGCCGGCCAGATGCCCGGCATGGTCATGTCCCTGCTGGGCTGA
- a CDS encoding flagellar basal body-associated FliL family protein, whose product MTMPRALLLLVIFNTLVVIGGTIFNYATLKSMQSGQPVLGISADNAGSEEQETPSEYRFFPIEKVIVSLQGETREHYFVLDLVLQADLETDPKKLEQIDPMVRNSVVAYLSSMTFEKLRGMPIPELQGALERVLSDDFASKKLAMPFANVLVSKLIVQ is encoded by the coding sequence ATGACAATGCCGCGCGCCCTCCTGCTGCTGGTTATCTTCAACACCCTGGTGGTGATCGGCGGCACCATCTTCAACTACGCCACGCTCAAGTCTATGCAGAGCGGCCAGCCCGTGCTCGGTATTTCCGCCGACAACGCAGGCAGCGAAGAGCAGGAGACCCCGAGCGAATACCGCTTCTTCCCCATCGAGAAAGTCATCGTCAGCCTGCAGGGCGAGACCCGCGAACATTACTTCGTCCTGGACCTGGTGCTGCAGGCCGATCTGGAAACCGATCCTAAGAAGCTCGAGCAGATCGATCCCATGGTGCGTAATTCGGTGGTGGCGTATCTGTCCTCGATGACCTTCGAGAAGTTGCGCGGCATGCCCATTCCCGAGCTGCAGGGCGCCCTGGAACGGGTGCTGTCAGATGATTTCGCCAGCAAGAAGCTGGCGATGCCCTTCGCCAACGTGTTGGTCAGCAAGCTGATCGTCCAGTAG
- the lafA gene encoding lateral flagellin LafA: protein MALSIHTNYSSLVTQTNLGKTNNALGTNQQRLGTGLRINSAADDAAGLQIATRLNAQSRGMDVAMRNTGDAISLLQTAEGAFNETTDILQRMKDLATQAANDTNSADDRTSLQSEFDELAKEITNIFNNTKYAGENLFTGKLAAAVSFQIGSSSAETLSFDVSTDLGTLDTTLNTDVAALTLDTAANAGAAMTALEGALDDVGAMRASFGANINRLNHTANNLANMKDNTDMAKGRIMDADFAKESANMTKNSMLMQSGISMLKQAGQMPGMVMSLLG from the coding sequence ATGGCTCTCTCGATTCATACCAACTACTCCTCGCTGGTAACCCAGACCAACCTGGGCAAAACCAACAATGCTCTGGGTACCAACCAACAGCGCCTGGGCACCGGCCTGCGCATCAACAGCGCCGCCGACGATGCCGCCGGCCTGCAGATCGCCACCCGCCTCAACGCCCAGTCGCGCGGCATGGACGTGGCCATGCGCAACACCGGCGATGCCATCTCCCTGCTGCAAACCGCTGAAGGTGCGTTCAACGAAACCACCGACATCCTGCAGCGCATGAAGGACCTGGCCACCCAGGCCGCGAACGACACCAACTCCGCTGACGACCGCACCTCCCTGCAGTCGGAATTCGACGAGCTGGCAAAAGAAATCACCAACATCTTCAACAACACCAAATACGCAGGCGAAAACCTGTTCACCGGCAAGCTCGCCGCCGCGGTCAGCTTCCAAATTGGCTCCAGCTCGGCAGAAACCCTGAGCTTCGACGTCAGCACCGATCTGGGCACCCTGGACACCACGCTCAATACCGACGTGGCCGCCCTGACCCTCGACACTGCAGCCAACGCCGGTGCCGCGATGACCGCGCTGGAAGGCGCGCTGGACGATGTCGGTGCGATGCGTGCCAGTTTCGGTGCCAACATCAATCGCCTGAACCACACCGCCAACAACCTGGCCAACATGAAGGACAACACCGACATGGCCAAGGGGCGCATCATGGACGCCGACTTCGCCAAGGAAAGCGCCAACATGACCAAGAACAGCATGCTGATGCAGTCCGGCATCTCCATGCTCAAGCAAGCCGGCCAGATGCCCGGCATGGTCATGTCCCTGCTGGGCTGA
- a CDS encoding flagellar motor protein MotB yields the protein MKPRGGDGHEIIIKRRGKKGGHDEHGGAWKVAFADFTMAMMALFMVLWIIQPQTQDASRANADMLNNPLVDGGAGIFDGTSTTPLDLDGVPVQVAPRRDPENRARTPQEDPGAALGEGLPGEPRRPHFAEPLQMQELAKLMKELALQLDAEANIEVQVVPQGLRILIKDDAQRFMFNRGSSHLNPHFETLLRRLAGILGRVENHLIISGHTDSMPYRGVVGGYNNWNLSGDRALRARNVLVEAGLPTGNVLQVAAQADGMPLLPNDPENGANRRIELLLLTSQAEGLYRELFGEAQVRAEVRAEGVKLSVPES from the coding sequence ATGAAACCGCGCGGCGGTGACGGCCACGAAATCATCATCAAGCGGCGTGGCAAGAAGGGCGGCCACGACGAGCATGGCGGTGCCTGGAAGGTGGCCTTCGCCGATTTCACCATGGCCATGATGGCGCTGTTCATGGTGCTGTGGATCATCCAGCCGCAGACCCAGGACGCCAGCCGCGCCAACGCCGACATGCTGAACAATCCGCTGGTCGATGGTGGTGCCGGCATCTTCGATGGCACCAGCACCACGCCGCTGGATCTCGATGGTGTGCCGGTGCAGGTCGCCCCGCGCCGCGATCCAGAGAATCGCGCGCGCACGCCCCAGGAAGATCCCGGTGCGGCCCTGGGCGAGGGGCTGCCGGGGGAGCCGCGTCGACCGCATTTCGCCGAGCCGCTGCAGATGCAGGAGCTGGCCAAACTGATGAAAGAGCTGGCCCTGCAGCTGGATGCCGAGGCCAACATCGAAGTGCAGGTGGTACCGCAGGGCTTGCGCATCCTGATCAAGGACGATGCGCAGCGTTTCATGTTCAACCGCGGCAGCTCCCACCTGAATCCACACTTCGAAACCCTGCTGCGGCGTCTCGCCGGCATTCTGGGGCGTGTGGAAAACCATCTGATCATCAGCGGCCACACCGACTCCATGCCCTATCGTGGCGTGGTCGGTGGCTACAACAACTGGAACCTCTCCGGCGACCGTGCGCTGCGTGCGCGCAACGTGCTGGTCGAGGCGGGCCTGCCGACCGGCAACGTGCTGCAGGTTGCCGCGCAGGCAGACGGCATGCCGCTGCTGCCGAACGATCCGGAGAATGGGGCCAATCGCCGTATCGAGCTGCTGTTGCTTACCAGCCAGGCCGAAGGCCTGTATCGCGAGTTGTTCGGCGAGGCTCAGGTGCGGGCGGAGGTCCGTGCCGAAGGCGTGAAGCTCAGCGTGCCGGAATCCTGA
- the motA gene encoding flagellar motor stator protein MotA: MQKLLGALIIVACVLGGYVMAHGELAMLWQPAEVIIIVGAGFGALVVANPKDVLLEMLHQIKGVFVYKKRGEEFQRQLLMMLYELLEMVDVGGLKVLDAHIEEPEQSDLFAKYPLIRQEKNLMAFIADNFRLMAMGKISAHELEGFLEQELEAMEHVLMQPSRSLHKIGEAMPGFGILAAILGIVITMGNIGGSVAEIGAHVAAALVGTFLGIFMCYCVMEPLSSAMGQRIKTEMSALECVRTTLVAHVAGKPTLLAVDAGRKLIEQDVKPAFKQLEIWVNRYEDERDAA, translated from the coding sequence GTGCAGAAGTTATTAGGTGCATTGATCATCGTCGCCTGCGTGCTCGGAGGCTACGTCATGGCCCATGGCGAGCTGGCGATGCTCTGGCAGCCGGCCGAAGTGATCATCATCGTCGGCGCCGGTTTTGGCGCGCTGGTGGTGGCCAACCCCAAGGACGTGCTGCTGGAGATGCTGCACCAGATCAAGGGTGTGTTCGTCTACAAGAAGCGTGGCGAGGAGTTCCAGCGCCAACTGCTGATGATGCTCTATGAACTGCTGGAAATGGTCGACGTGGGCGGCCTCAAGGTACTCGATGCGCATATCGAGGAGCCGGAGCAGAGCGACCTGTTCGCCAAGTACCCGCTGATCCGTCAGGAGAAGAACCTGATGGCCTTCATCGCCGACAACTTCCGTCTGATGGCCATGGGCAAGATCAGCGCGCATGAACTGGAAGGCTTCCTCGAGCAGGAGCTGGAGGCCATGGAGCACGTGCTGATGCAGCCTTCGCGCTCGCTGCACAAGATCGGCGAGGCCATGCCGGGCTTCGGCATCCTCGCGGCGATCCTCGGTATCGTCATCACCATGGGCAACATCGGCGGCTCGGTGGCCGAGATCGGTGCCCACGTGGCGGCGGCACTGGTCGGCACCTTCCTCGGCATCTTCATGTGCTATTGCGTGATGGAGCCGTTGTCGAGTGCGATGGGCCAGCGCATCAAGACCGAGATGTCTGCGCTTGAGTGCGTGCGTACCACCCTGGTCGCCCACGTCGCCGGCAAGCCTACGCTGCTGGCGGTGGATGCCGGGCGCAAGCTGATCGAGCAGGACGTCAAACCGGCGTTCAAGCAGCTGGAAATCTGGGTCAACCGTTACGAAGATGAAAGGGATGCCGCATGA
- the lafA gene encoding lateral flagellin LafA: MALSIHTNYSSLVTQTNLGKTNNALGTNQQRLGTGLRINSAADDAAGLQIATRLNAQSRGMDVAMRNTGDAISLLQTAEGAFSEMTDIVQRMKDLATQASNATNSGADLIALQNEYDELGKEMANIVKNTKYAGENLFSNGTTVDGSNGKLSAAVNFQIGSSSAETLELDVSGKLTALGTSLAAISDTYTTAGTPGTELATTQDPTTAVNTNANAMIDTLSDALDDIGALRASFGANINRLNHTANNLANMKDNTDMAKGRIMDADFAKESANMTKNSMLMQSGISMLKQAGQMPGMVMSLLG, translated from the coding sequence ATGGCTCTCTCGATTCATACCAACTACTCCTCGCTGGTAACCCAGACCAACCTGGGCAAGACCAACAACGCCCTGGGCACCAACCAACAGCGCCTGGGCACCGGCCTGCGCATCAACAGCGCCGCCGACGATGCCGCCGGCCTGCAGATCGCCACCCGTCTCAACGCCCAGTCGCGCGGCATGGACGTGGCCATGCGCAACACCGGCGATGCCATCTCCCTGCTGCAGACCGCCGAAGGCGCCTTCAGCGAGATGACCGACATCGTCCAGCGCATGAAGGATCTGGCCACTCAGGCTTCCAACGCCACCAACAGCGGCGCTGACCTGATCGCTCTGCAGAACGAGTACGACGAACTCGGCAAGGAAATGGCCAACATCGTCAAGAACACCAAGTACGCTGGCGAGAATCTGTTCAGTAACGGCACCACCGTCGACGGCTCCAACGGCAAGCTGTCCGCTGCGGTGAACTTCCAGATCGGCTCCAGCTCCGCCGAGACCCTGGAACTGGACGTCAGCGGCAAACTGACCGCTCTGGGCACCTCCCTGGCGGCGATTTCCGATACCTACACCACCGCCGGCACCCCGGGTACCGAGTTGGCCACCACTCAGGATCCGACCACTGCGGTCAACACCAACGCCAACGCGATGATCGACACCCTGAGCGACGCACTGGACGACATCGGCGCGCTGCGTGCCAGCTTCGGTGCCAACATCAATCGCCTGAACCACACCGCCAACAACCTGGCCAACATGAAGGACAACACCGACATGGCCAAGGGGCGCATCATGGACGCCGACTTCGCCAAGGAAAGCGCCAACATGACCAAGAACAGCATGCTGATGCAGTCCGGCATCTCCATGCTCAAACAAGCCGGCCAGATGCCCGGCATGGTCATGTCCCTGCTGGGCTGA